One Microlunatus soli genomic window carries:
- the rpsL gene encoding 30S ribosomal protein S12 — MPTIQQLVRKGRADKVAKNKTPALQQSPQRRGVCTRVYTTTPKKPNSALRKVARVKLSSGIEVTAYIPGVGHNLQEHSMVLVRGGRVKDLPGVRYKIVRGSLDTQGVKNRKQARSKYGAKKEK, encoded by the coding sequence GTGCCCACAATCCAGCAGTTGGTCCGTAAGGGCCGTGCCGACAAGGTGGCCAAGAACAAGACGCCCGCGCTGCAGCAGTCGCCGCAGCGCCGTGGCGTGTGCACCCGGGTGTACACCACCACCCCGAAGAAGCCGAACTCGGCGCTGCGCAAGGTGGCTCGCGTGAAGCTGTCCTCCGGCATCGAGGTCACCGCCTACATCCCGGGTGTGGGTCACAACCTGCAGGAACACTCGATGGTCCTCGTCCGTGGCGGACGTGTGAAGGACCTCCCGGGTGTCCGCTACAAGATCGTTCGCGGTTCGCTCGACACCCAGGGTGTCAAGAACCGCAAGCAGGCTCGCAGCAAGTACGGCGCGAAGAAGGAGAAGTAA